A single genomic interval of Tsukamurella paurometabola harbors:
- a CDS encoding dihydrofolate reductase family protein, protein MRTLAITQNITLDGRVEMLGDWFDPTDQTPDLLAEVHRQDATCDAVLLGRRTFEDFRGYWPEQTDDATGITDQLNTVAKYVVSTNLTDPGWRNSVVLSGDPIAEVAALKERPGGDIVATGSIALCHALIAAGLVDEFRLFVYPAVQGRGRGLFPEGHELPRLELLGSLAFSNGVVGVRYRPHRQAPTPG, encoded by the coding sequence ATGCGGACGCTCGCGATCACGCAGAACATCACCCTGGACGGGCGGGTGGAGATGCTCGGAGACTGGTTCGACCCCACGGACCAGACGCCCGACCTGCTCGCCGAGGTGCATCGCCAGGACGCGACCTGCGACGCCGTGCTGCTCGGCCGGCGGACCTTCGAGGACTTCCGGGGGTACTGGCCCGAACAGACCGACGACGCCACCGGGATCACCGACCAGCTGAACACCGTCGCGAAGTACGTGGTGAGCACGAACCTCACCGATCCGGGATGGCGGAACTCCGTCGTCCTGAGCGGGGACCCGATCGCCGAGGTCGCCGCCCTCAAGGAGCGCCCCGGCGGCGACATCGTGGCCACCGGCAGCATCGCGCTGTGCCACGCGCTGATCGCCGCCGGATTGGTGGACGAGTTCCGCCTGTTCGTCTACCCCGCGGTGCAGGGGCGGGGGCGAGGACTGTTCCCCGAGGGGCACGAGCTCCCGCGGCTCGAGCTGCTCGGCTCGCTCGCGTTCAGCAACGGCGTCGTCGGCGTGCGGTACCGCCCGCATCGGCAGGCGCCTACGCCGGGCTGA
- a CDS encoding ferredoxin--NADP reductase, with product MDSPTAAQSHPLEVIDVIEETRDAVSLVFARPAGNRFDYRPGQFLTVRVPGTPEDGTSWAPRCYSLSSTPGLDEHLQVTVKRTVGGYASNWLCDNAKPGMILDSLPPGGRFTVRDAPDRLVLFAAGSGITPVISILRAALAESAAPVDLVYANRDRDAIIFEAALTGLADAHGDRLQVIHWLESERGLPDAASLAALLPTPTGATSAYLCGPAAFMDNAAAAAAAAGIDGARIHREAFSSLTGDPFAGLPGAPAPSGGRAPSEGAATVTVDLNGESTVLAWPRDQVLLDALLDRGLDAPYVCREGNCGGCAFTLRRGEVHMLVNDTLDDYELGNGVRLACQSLPRADELEVGFD from the coding sequence GTGGATTCACCGACCGCCGCGCAGTCGCATCCGCTCGAGGTCATCGACGTGATCGAGGAGACCCGCGACGCGGTCTCCCTGGTCTTCGCGCGCCCCGCCGGGAATCGCTTCGACTACCGACCCGGGCAGTTCCTGACGGTGCGGGTGCCGGGCACACCGGAGGACGGCACCAGCTGGGCGCCGCGCTGCTACTCGCTCTCCAGCACCCCCGGTCTCGACGAGCACCTGCAGGTCACCGTCAAGCGCACCGTCGGTGGCTACGCCTCGAACTGGTTGTGCGACAACGCGAAGCCCGGGATGATCCTCGATTCCCTGCCGCCCGGCGGGCGATTCACCGTGCGCGACGCCCCCGACCGGCTCGTGTTGTTCGCCGCCGGCAGCGGCATCACGCCGGTGATCTCCATCCTCCGCGCAGCCCTCGCGGAGTCCGCCGCGCCGGTGGACCTCGTGTACGCGAATCGCGACCGCGACGCGATCATCTTCGAGGCCGCGCTCACCGGCCTCGCCGACGCCCATGGTGACCGGCTGCAGGTGATCCACTGGCTCGAGTCCGAGCGCGGCCTGCCCGACGCCGCGTCGCTCGCCGCACTGCTGCCCACCCCGACCGGGGCGACGTCGGCGTACCTCTGCGGCCCGGCCGCGTTCATGGACAACGCGGCCGCGGCCGCCGCCGCAGCCGGGATCGACGGTGCGCGCATCCACCGCGAGGCCTTCTCCTCTCTCACCGGCGACCCCTTCGCCGGCCTGCCCGGCGCGCCCGCCCCGTCCGGCGGCCGGGCGCCGTCGGAGGGTGCCGCGACCGTCACCGTCGACCTGAACGGCGAGAGCACCGTCCTCGCCTGGCCCCGCGACCAGGTACTGCTCGACGCGCTCCTGGACCGGGGCCTCGACGCGCCCTACGTGTGCCGCGAGGGCAACTGCGGCGGCTGCGCCTTCACGCTGCGCCGCGGCGAGGTACACATGCTGGTCAACGACACCCTGGACGACTACGAGCTCGGCAACGGCGTCCGCCTCGCCTGCCAATCGCTGCCCCGCGCGGACGAGCTGGAGGTCGGGTTCGACTGA
- a CDS encoding alpha/beta hydrolase: protein MRTTTPAPPVPSDSTTRSDVAAALTRCGLGTVSGLIPMNTPGIRIARGLVATIMGALGSTPPGTAVTGVRAPVRGDWVLGPGVTYGRRAIYYVHGSAYAICSARTHRSLAARLSATTGLQVFVVDYRLAPEHPFPTAAGDVAAGWDWLLTQGYAAEDVVIAGDSAGGHLICDLLLQRAATDRPQPAAAVLFSPLIDLTFALAAQQERVRRDPAISAAAAKRLVDLYTVGIDPAHPRLRLDFRRSDRLPPFLIQAGGAEMLSADARHLDAELRGHGGTSTLEIWPGLMHVFQALPRLAPEADAALLRARDFLAGLDNAPAVTTRTDSEAS, encoded by the coding sequence ATGCGAACAACGACGCCGGCGCCGCCGGTCCCGTCGGACTCGACCACGCGGTCCGACGTCGCCGCCGCCCTCACCCGCTGCGGGCTCGGGACGGTGAGCGGTCTCATTCCCATGAACACTCCCGGGATCCGCATCGCCCGCGGCCTCGTCGCCACGATCATGGGCGCCCTCGGCTCGACCCCGCCGGGAACCGCCGTCACCGGAGTCCGCGCGCCGGTGCGCGGTGACTGGGTTCTCGGTCCCGGCGTCACGTACGGCCGACGAGCGATCTACTACGTGCACGGCAGTGCGTACGCGATCTGCTCGGCCCGCACGCATCGCAGCCTGGCCGCGCGCCTGTCGGCCACCACTGGCCTACAGGTCTTCGTGGTCGACTACCGGCTCGCGCCCGAACATCCGTTCCCGACCGCGGCCGGCGACGTCGCCGCGGGCTGGGACTGGCTGCTCACCCAGGGATACGCGGCCGAGGACGTGGTGATCGCGGGTGACTCGGCGGGCGGCCACCTCATCTGCGACCTGCTGCTGCAGCGCGCGGCCACCGATCGCCCGCAACCCGCCGCGGCCGTCCTCTTCTCCCCGCTCATCGACCTCACCTTCGCCCTCGCGGCGCAGCAGGAACGGGTCCGTCGCGATCCGGCCATCTCCGCGGCCGCGGCGAAGCGCCTCGTCGACCTCTACACCGTGGGGATCGACCCGGCGCACCCGCGCCTGCGGCTGGACTTCCGGCGATCGGACCGCCTGCCACCCTTCCTCATCCAGGCCGGCGGCGCCGAGATGCTGTCCGCCGACGCACGCCACCTCGACGCGGAGCTCCGTGGCCACGGCGGCACGAGCACGCTCGAGATCTGGCCCGGCCTCATGCACGTCTTCCAAGCCCTGCCCCGACTCGCGCCGGAGGCCGATGCCGCGCTCCTCCGGGCGCGCGACTTCCTGGCGGGGCTCGACAACGCTCCTGCCGTCACTACCCGTACCGATTCGGAGGCCTCCTGA
- a CDS encoding SDR family NAD(P)-dependent oxidoreductase: MFGIDRLLHNLVRDPLTADAKAVVTGAGSGIGRAFALELARRGGEIVCADIDEGRAKETVALIEARGGTAHAAVVDVADRAAVENLAAFVRTVFDGPPTLVINNAGVGIGGRPVGDIGLDDWNWALGINLWGVVHGCELFAPMLREAGRGGIINVASAAGFAAAPSMGPYNVSKAGVMSLSETLAAELAGTGVNVTVLCPTFVKTNVARDGRITEGSKNLAGTLMKLTGVSPAGVAAQTLDALDLGRLYVVPQLDANVIWHLKRHFPTPYARGLGLINRLLPAS; this comes from the coding sequence ATGTTCGGTATCGACCGACTCCTGCACAACCTCGTCCGCGATCCCCTCACCGCCGACGCCAAGGCCGTCGTGACCGGCGCCGGCAGCGGCATCGGCCGCGCGTTCGCGCTCGAACTCGCCCGTCGCGGCGGCGAGATCGTCTGCGCCGACATCGACGAGGGCCGCGCGAAGGAGACCGTCGCTCTGATCGAGGCCCGCGGCGGAACGGCGCACGCCGCCGTCGTCGACGTGGCCGACCGCGCAGCGGTCGAGAACCTCGCGGCGTTCGTGCGCACCGTCTTCGACGGCCCGCCCACCCTGGTGATCAACAACGCCGGCGTCGGGATCGGCGGCCGCCCCGTGGGTGACATCGGGCTCGACGACTGGAACTGGGCCCTCGGCATCAACCTGTGGGGCGTGGTGCACGGCTGCGAGCTGTTCGCGCCGATGCTCCGTGAGGCCGGGCGCGGCGGCATCATCAACGTCGCCTCGGCCGCCGGGTTCGCAGCCGCCCCGTCGATGGGGCCGTACAACGTCTCCAAGGCCGGGGTCATGTCCCTGTCGGAGACCCTCGCCGCCGAGCTCGCCGGCACCGGCGTGAACGTGACGGTACTGTGCCCCACCTTCGTCAAGACCAACGTCGCGCGCGACGGACGGATCACCGAGGGCAGCAAGAACCTCGCCGGCACCCTGATGAAGCTCACCGGGGTCTCGCCCGCCGGCGTCGCCGCGCAGACCCTCGACGCGCTCGACCTCGGTCGCCTCTACGTGGTGCCGCAGCTCGACGCGAACGTGATCTGGCACCTCAAGCGCCACTTCCCGACGCCCTACGCCCGCGGCCTGGGCCTCATCAACCGGCTCCTGCCCGCCTCCTGA
- a CDS encoding ferritin-like domain-containing protein encodes MAMDLDSMLQMIKDRQWALADIDWEAPGAELIDPDLHAKLKPFLSDLMWIENVGARGFAAMARKAPTPTLKSIYEHFHAEEQKHANAELALMRRWGMLDGDEIPSPNINVQLVINWLDQYSDGMSLSFLGTVIPMLEVALDGALIKFITDEVKDPIAQEVFKRINADESRHLAVDFEVMDMLGHADLRKRTIDFVGGWVKPSLLIGFLSYVPLLNKMRDNIVDMGVDEERLYGAMKRYRAAGDRSEYIKRLPMFRVVAWHGSRVIDRGNKLYHVPADALVKATSLIPFPLVHRTPTWSQELTYEPTA; translated from the coding sequence ATGGCCATGGACCTCGACAGCATGCTCCAGATGATCAAGGACCGGCAGTGGGCCCTCGCCGACATCGACTGGGAGGCGCCGGGCGCCGAACTCATCGACCCGGACCTGCACGCCAAGCTCAAGCCCTTCCTCTCCGACCTGATGTGGATCGAGAACGTGGGCGCCCGTGGCTTCGCCGCGATGGCGCGCAAGGCGCCGACCCCGACCCTCAAGAGCATCTACGAGCACTTCCACGCGGAGGAGCAGAAGCACGCCAACGCCGAGCTCGCGCTCATGCGCCGCTGGGGCATGCTCGACGGCGACGAGATCCCGTCGCCGAACATCAACGTGCAGTTGGTGATCAACTGGCTCGACCAGTACTCCGACGGCATGTCGCTCTCCTTCCTCGGCACCGTCATCCCGATGCTCGAGGTCGCCCTCGACGGCGCCCTGATCAAGTTCATCACCGACGAGGTGAAGGACCCGATCGCCCAGGAGGTGTTCAAGCGCATCAACGCGGACGAGTCCCGACACCTCGCGGTGGACTTCGAGGTCATGGACATGCTCGGCCACGCCGACCTCCGCAAGCGCACCATCGACTTCGTCGGCGGCTGGGTCAAGCCCTCGCTGCTCATCGGCTTCCTCAGCTACGTCCCGCTCCTGAACAAGATGCGCGACAACATCGTGGACATGGGCGTCGACGAGGAGCGGCTGTACGGTGCCATGAAGCGCTACCGCGCTGCCGGTGACCGCAGCGAGTACATCAAGCGGCTCCCGATGTTCCGCGTCGTGGCCTGGCACGGCAGCCGGGTGATCGACCGGGGCAACAAGCTCTACCACGTTCCCGCCGACGCGCTGGTGAAGGCGACCTCCCTGATCCCCTTCCCCCTGGTGCACCGGACCCCCACCTGGTCGCAGGAACTGACCTACGAGCCCACCGCCTGA
- a CDS encoding flavin-containing monooxygenase: MTLSVAIIGAGFAGIGAAIRLRDKGIDDFVILERDTRVGGTWRDNTYPGAACDIPSRLYSYSFAPNPDWSHTYSGSAEILSYIERMVETSGVGPRIRFEHTVTGLEYDAGAGEWTIAVDGREPLRARTVILASGPLANASFPAIRGIEDYEGHKIHSARWDHDYDFTGKRVAVVGTGASAVQIVPELVKTAASVKVFQRTPGWVLPRINTETGEFTKGLYRSIPGAQQLARALWFWGHESVALGVVWNTPLTRVVKAVSKLHLRLQVRDPWLRRQLTPDFAAGCKRLLMTSDYYPALQRENCKLVTWPIARIAPQGIRTVEGVEHRFDCIVFATGFDVSKTGSPVPVTGLDGRVLADEWSGGAYAYRSVAVSGYPNLYVTFGPNSGPGHSSALVYMEAQIDYITDAIAQLLRNGWKALDVRADVQEEYNRDIQRRLTATTWNSGCSSWYLTDDGFNATMYPGFASQYVGQLRTVDLRDYRILVHEEAGAAVAAG; encoded by the coding sequence ATGACCCTCTCCGTAGCCATCATCGGCGCCGGCTTCGCCGGTATCGGCGCCGCCATCCGACTCCGCGACAAGGGGATCGACGATTTCGTGATCCTCGAGCGCGATACCCGCGTCGGCGGCACCTGGCGCGACAACACGTACCCCGGCGCCGCCTGCGACATCCCGTCACGGCTGTACTCGTACAGCTTCGCGCCGAACCCCGACTGGTCGCACACGTACTCCGGCAGCGCCGAGATCCTCTCCTACATCGAGCGGATGGTGGAGACCTCGGGCGTCGGCCCCCGCATCCGGTTCGAGCACACCGTGACCGGACTCGAGTACGACGCCGGCGCGGGGGAGTGGACCATCGCCGTCGACGGCCGTGAGCCGCTCCGCGCCCGCACCGTCATCCTCGCGTCGGGTCCCCTCGCGAACGCCTCGTTCCCCGCGATCCGCGGCATCGAGGACTACGAGGGACACAAGATCCACAGCGCCCGATGGGATCACGACTACGACTTCACCGGCAAGCGGGTGGCCGTCGTCGGCACCGGTGCCAGCGCCGTGCAGATCGTGCCCGAGCTGGTGAAGACGGCCGCCTCGGTCAAGGTGTTCCAGCGCACCCCGGGATGGGTGCTGCCCCGGATCAACACCGAGACGGGCGAATTCACCAAGGGGCTGTACCGCTCGATCCCCGGCGCGCAGCAGCTCGCCCGGGCCCTGTGGTTCTGGGGGCACGAGTCCGTCGCCCTCGGCGTCGTGTGGAACACGCCCCTGACGCGTGTGGTGAAGGCGGTGAGCAAGCTGCACCTGCGACTGCAGGTGCGCGACCCGTGGCTGCGCCGCCAACTCACCCCCGACTTCGCGGCCGGCTGCAAGCGGCTGCTGATGACCAGCGACTACTACCCGGCACTGCAGCGCGAGAACTGCAAGCTCGTCACGTGGCCCATTGCGCGCATCGCACCGCAGGGGATCCGCACCGTCGAGGGAGTGGAGCACCGGTTCGACTGCATCGTCTTCGCCACCGGCTTCGACGTGTCCAAGACCGGCTCGCCGGTCCCCGTCACCGGGCTCGACGGCCGGGTCCTCGCCGACGAGTGGAGCGGCGGCGCCTACGCCTACCGCAGCGTGGCCGTTTCCGGCTACCCCAACCTGTACGTCACCTTCGGCCCCAACTCCGGCCCGGGCCACAGTTCCGCGCTCGTGTACATGGAGGCGCAGATCGACTACATCACCGACGCGATCGCCCAGCTGCTGCGCAACGGCTGGAAGGCGCTCGACGTGCGCGCCGACGTCCAGGAGGAGTACAACCGCGACATCCAGCGCAGGCTCACCGCGACCACCTGGAACTCCGGGTGCAGCAGCTGGTACCTCACCGACGACGGCTTCAACGCCACCATGTACCCGGGGTTCGCCTCGCAGTACGTCGGCCAGTTGCGCACGGTCGATCTGCGGGACTACCGCATCCTGGTGCACGAGGAGGCGGGAGCGGCGGTCGCGGCCGGATAG
- a CDS encoding MerR family transcriptional regulator, with protein MTEYRIDDLARVSGTTTRNIRGYQERGLLPQPLRRGRVAIYTEKHLRSLLAINKLLSNGFNLGHIATFLTNPGARIGDALDLNEILDEPWASAKRPVLDREELEARLGPLDDAALASLIDAGVLAETDDPDRYEAADPNIVPNLGRLVDKGMDLAVLVDVQQRFVAKMNEAAEILMTAAHDEVDRRRGPGWLPASDEDVAWAVGLLGAMRRAGTENAHAALDRALDAALDQELRAHKVAAGDRADAEGAAPEPGGEPHTAV; from the coding sequence ATGACGGAGTACCGGATCGACGACCTGGCGCGGGTGTCCGGGACCACGACCCGCAACATCAGGGGCTACCAGGAGCGCGGCTTGCTGCCGCAGCCGCTGCGCCGCGGCCGGGTCGCGATCTACACCGAGAAGCACCTGCGGAGCCTGCTGGCCATCAACAAGCTGCTCAGCAACGGCTTCAATCTGGGGCACATCGCGACCTTCCTCACCAACCCCGGTGCCCGGATCGGCGACGCTCTCGACCTCAACGAGATCCTCGACGAGCCCTGGGCGTCCGCGAAACGGCCCGTCCTGGACCGGGAGGAGCTCGAGGCACGGCTCGGCCCGCTCGACGACGCCGCGCTCGCGTCGCTCATCGACGCCGGTGTGCTGGCCGAGACCGACGACCCCGATCGGTACGAGGCCGCCGACCCGAACATCGTGCCGAACCTCGGGCGGCTGGTGGACAAGGGCATGGACCTCGCCGTCCTCGTGGACGTCCAGCAGCGGTTCGTCGCGAAGATGAACGAGGCCGCCGAGATCCTCATGACCGCCGCGCACGACGAGGTCGACCGGCGGCGCGGGCCCGGCTGGTTGCCCGCCTCCGACGAGGACGTGGCCTGGGCGGTGGGGCTGCTCGGCGCGATGCGGCGCGCGGGCACGGAGAACGCGCACGCCGCGCTCGACCGGGCGCTCGACGCCGCACTCGACCAGGAGTTGCGGGCCCACAAGGTCGCCGCCGGCGATCGCGCCGACGCCGAGGGTGCCGCTCCAGAGCCCGGCGGGGAGCCGCACACCGCGGTGTAA
- the fdhD gene encoding formate dehydrogenase accessory sulfurtransferase FdhD — protein MGRITVRRAVEKITVGSDPMRRIDTLAAEEPLEIRVAGVPLAVTMRTPGHDVELAAGFLVSEGVIAAAEEFRSAIHCGGPGTGGEINEYNVLDVALAPGVHPPSPEVARAFYTTSSCGMCGKASIDAVRTVSRFDVREDPVTVAPEQVVALPERLRAGQAVFEKTGGLHAAGLFDGATGELLVLREDVGRHNAVDKAIGWALLQGRLPLRGTVLQVSGRASFELVQKAVMAGIPVLSAVSAPSSLAVELADEAGLTLLGFVRGDHLNAYTATHRVR, from the coding sequence ATGGGACGGATCACGGTGCGGCGTGCGGTGGAGAAGATCACCGTCGGAAGCGATCCCATGCGCCGGATCGACACCCTGGCCGCCGAGGAACCGCTGGAGATCCGGGTCGCCGGTGTACCGCTGGCGGTCACCATGCGCACTCCCGGCCACGACGTGGAACTGGCCGCCGGCTTCCTCGTCTCCGAGGGGGTGATCGCCGCGGCCGAGGAGTTCCGCTCCGCGATCCATTGCGGCGGCCCCGGCACCGGCGGGGAGATCAACGAGTACAACGTGCTCGACGTGGCCCTCGCCCCCGGAGTCCACCCGCCGTCGCCCGAGGTGGCGCGCGCCTTCTACACCACCAGCTCGTGCGGGATGTGCGGCAAGGCCAGCATCGACGCGGTGCGCACGGTGTCCCGGTTCGACGTCCGTGAGGACCCGGTCACCGTCGCGCCCGAGCAGGTGGTGGCGCTGCCGGAGCGGCTGCGCGCCGGGCAGGCCGTCTTCGAGAAGACGGGGGGCCTGCACGCGGCCGGGCTGTTCGACGGTGCGACGGGCGAGCTTCTCGTGCTGCGCGAGGACGTGGGGCGGCACAACGCCGTCGACAAGGCGATCGGCTGGGCGCTCCTGCAGGGACGGTTGCCGCTGCGCGGCACGGTGCTCCAGGTGTCCGGACGCGCCAGCTTCGAGCTGGTCCAGAAGGCCGTCATGGCCGGGATCCCGGTGCTGTCCGCCGTATCGGCGCCGTCCTCCCTCGCGGTGGAGCTCGCCGACGAGGCCGGACTCACGCTGCTCGGCTTCGTCCGCGGCGACCACTTGAACGCCTACACGGCGACCCACCGGGTGCGCTGA
- a CDS encoding acyl-[acyl-carrier-protein] thioesterase, translating to MSDYEFLQAAPPGPSFERSWPVRTGDVDPERRVRLDAVARYLQDMANDEMFHRGFDATDPYWLVRRSIVDVHEPLHWPSDVTLLRWCESTSSRWCNMRITLRGSAGGHVETEAFWIRFSADTGMPTHISDGGMEYLQQYVTETRLRWKALNTATPPEPSESDYTVKLRATDFDPYQHLNNAAYLQLVEDDLNGDPLLAAPHRAIIEYLAPIPLGSSVQVRSERDDTGYRQWLYLLDADGAPARKPASAVSVVPLPGEPFAPPAPWPPEQVDRIEWRV from the coding sequence GTGAGCGACTACGAGTTCCTGCAGGCAGCGCCGCCCGGTCCCTCCTTCGAGAGGAGCTGGCCCGTCCGCACGGGCGATGTCGATCCCGAGCGGCGGGTCCGGCTCGACGCGGTCGCGCGCTACCTGCAGGACATGGCGAACGACGAGATGTTCCACCGCGGGTTCGACGCCACCGACCCGTACTGGCTCGTGCGGCGCAGCATCGTCGACGTGCACGAGCCGCTGCACTGGCCGTCGGACGTGACGCTGCTGCGCTGGTGCGAGTCCACCAGCTCGCGCTGGTGCAACATGCGGATCACCTTGCGCGGCAGCGCCGGCGGCCACGTCGAGACCGAGGCGTTCTGGATCCGGTTCAGCGCGGACACGGGAATGCCGACCCATATCAGCGACGGCGGCATGGAGTACCTGCAGCAGTACGTCACCGAGACGCGCCTGCGGTGGAAGGCCCTCAACACCGCGACGCCGCCGGAGCCGTCGGAGAGCGACTACACCGTGAAGCTGCGCGCCACCGACTTCGACCCGTACCAACACCTCAACAACGCCGCGTACCTGCAGCTCGTCGAGGACGACCTCAACGGCGATCCGCTGCTGGCGGCGCCGCACCGCGCGATCATCGAGTACCTCGCGCCGATCCCGCTGGGCTCCAGCGTGCAGGTGCGGTCCGAGCGCGACGACACCGGCTACCGGCAGTGGCTGTACCTCCTCGACGCCGACGGCGCGCCCGCGCGCAAGCCCGCGTCCGCCGTCTCCGTCGTACCGCTCCCCGGGGAGCCGTTCGCGCCGCCCGCGCCGTGGCCGCCGGAGCAGGTGGACCGGATCGAGTGGCGCGTCTGA
- a CDS encoding DUF1269 domain-containing protein: MSEYVAVISLPTRAATYEEYSELKNTADTYGVISSALVERNADGTYDIPETTDGTTGTGTLSGSLIGMLVGVLGGPVGMLLGMSVGTATGALVDASNLDDSDDVISLFAQQLPPGNNAIIVQTEEPTTDALDAQVARAGGRIARRPLDEVLSELEAQQDAADAAAKAARKAAHEQKKQERHEKNEDRINALKAKFQRD, translated from the coding sequence ATGAGCGAATACGTCGCCGTCATCTCCCTGCCCACCCGCGCCGCCACCTACGAGGAGTACTCGGAGCTCAAGAACACCGCGGACACCTACGGCGTCATCTCGTCGGCGCTGGTCGAGCGCAACGCGGACGGCACCTACGACATCCCCGAGACGACCGACGGTACGACGGGCACCGGCACGCTGAGCGGTTCGCTCATCGGCATGCTCGTGGGCGTGCTGGGCGGTCCGGTCGGCATGCTGCTGGGCATGTCGGTGGGCACGGCGACCGGGGCGCTCGTGGACGCGAGCAACCTCGACGACAGCGACGACGTGATCTCCCTGTTCGCGCAGCAGCTCCCGCCCGGCAACAACGCGATCATCGTGCAGACCGAGGAGCCCACGACCGACGCCCTCGATGCGCAGGTCGCGCGGGCCGGCGGCCGCATCGCGCGACGCCCGCTCGACGAGGTGCTCAGCGAGCTCGAGGCGCAGCAGGACGCCGCGGACGCGGCGGCGAAGGCCGCCCGCAAGGCCGCGCACGAGCAGAAGAAGCAGGAGCGCCACGAGAAGAACGAGGATCGGATCAACGCGCTGAAGGCCAAGTTCCAGCGCGACTGA
- a CDS encoding FAD-dependent oxidoreductase translates to MAEVTIVGAGVIGLSCAVRLLEAGHDVRVYGRALTPDITSAVAAAVWYPYLAEPRDRVTGWSAATLAEFTALAAHGADGVVMTPGTEIFREPVPEPWWTSAVPSVERVDAPRPGYAEGWSFVSPVIEMPVYLPWLAGRVRELGGTVEQRDVASLAELDGTVVNATGLGAREFVGDAAMEPVRGQVVYLEQVGVDRWWIDDSALDTGVTTYVVPRSRDVVVGGTEDHGAEDLTVDPATAGAIVARARALVPELAEARVLGHNIGLRPSRPTVRLEREGDVIHCYGHGGAGVTLSWGCADEVVALVP, encoded by the coding sequence ATGGCTGAGGTGACGATCGTCGGTGCCGGTGTGATCGGACTGTCGTGCGCGGTGCGCCTGCTCGAGGCGGGCCACGACGTGCGCGTGTACGGGCGGGCGCTCACGCCCGATATCACCTCCGCCGTGGCCGCCGCCGTCTGGTACCCCTACCTTGCCGAGCCCCGCGACCGGGTGACGGGCTGGTCCGCCGCGACGCTCGCCGAGTTCACCGCCCTCGCCGCGCACGGTGCCGACGGGGTGGTCATGACGCCGGGGACGGAGATCTTCCGCGAGCCGGTCCCGGAGCCGTGGTGGACCTCCGCCGTGCCGTCGGTGGAGCGGGTCGACGCGCCGCGCCCCGGCTACGCCGAGGGCTGGAGCTTCGTCTCGCCCGTCATCGAGATGCCCGTCTACCTGCCGTGGCTCGCCGGCCGGGTCCGGGAGCTGGGCGGCACCGTCGAACAGCGGGACGTCGCCTCCCTCGCCGAGCTCGACGGCACCGTCGTCAACGCGACCGGGCTGGGCGCGCGCGAGTTCGTCGGCGACGCCGCCATGGAACCCGTTCGTGGACAGGTGGTCTACCTCGAGCAGGTCGGCGTGGACCGGTGGTGGATCGACGACTCCGCGCTCGACACCGGCGTCACCACGTACGTCGTCCCGCGCTCGCGCGACGTCGTGGTCGGCGGGACCGAGGACCACGGCGCCGAGGACCTCACGGTCGACCCCGCCACCGCCGGGGCCATCGTCGCGCGGGCCCGCGCCCTCGTCCCGGAGCTCGCGGAGGCCCGCGTGCTCGGCCACAACATCGGCCTGCGGCCCTCCCGCCCGACGGTGCGGCTCGAACGGGAGGGCGACGTGATCCACTGCTACGGGCACGGCGGTGCCGGGGTCACGCTCAGCTGGGGATGCGCAGACGAGGTGGTCGCACTCGTCCCGTGA
- a CDS encoding DUF2277 domain-containing protein yields MCRNITELRGLEPAATDEEIEAAARQYVRKVSGIQKLSDANRDAFEKAVAKVTAATEELLDALPARRQPPKTVPPLRRPEVRARIEARAARGA; encoded by the coding sequence ATGTGCCGGAACATCACTGAACTGCGCGGGCTCGAGCCCGCCGCCACCGACGAGGAGATCGAGGCCGCCGCGCGCCAGTACGTGCGCAAGGTCTCCGGGATCCAGAAACTCAGCGACGCCAACCGCGACGCCTTCGAGAAGGCCGTCGCGAAGGTCACCGCAGCCACGGAGGAACTGCTCGACGCGCTACCCGCGCGCCGCCAGCCGCCGAAGACGGTGCCGCCGCTGCGCCGTCCCGAGGTCCGGGCGCGGATCGAGGCCAGGGCCGCCCGCGGGGCATGA